A window from Centropristis striata isolate RG_2023a ecotype Rhode Island chromosome 2, C.striata_1.0, whole genome shotgun sequence encodes these proteins:
- the senp8 gene encoding sentrin-specific protease 8 has protein sequence MDPVVLSYQDSLLRRSDVSLLEGPYWLNDQVIGFAFEYFAAERFRVLGETITFISPEVTQFIKCASCPDELALFLEPLDLASRHWVFLAVNDNSNQSAGGSHWSLLVYHHNSNHFAHYDSQNGSNSLHARRIASKLEPFLGAGRKAMFVEEPCPSQQNSYDCGMYVICIAEALCEKARVEGSPRLPVQIITPAYITQKRAEWCRLIQSLAQNDLCCALSFP, from the coding sequence ATGGACCCTGTAGTGCTGAGCTACCAGGACAGCCTGCTGCGGCGCTCTGATGTGTCCTTACTGGAAGGGCCTTACTGGCTCAATGACCAGGTCATTGGTTTTGCCTTTGAGTACTTTGCTGCTGAGCGCTTCAGAGTCCTGGGGGAGACCATCACCTTCATCAGCCCGGAGGTCACCCAGTTCATCAAGTGTGCTTCCTGCCCTGATGAGTTAGCCTTGTTCCTGGAGCCGCTGGACCTCGCCTCTCGCCACTGGGTCTTCCTCGCTGTCAACGACAACTCCAACCAGAGCGCCGGCGGATCCCACTGGAGCCTTTTGGTCTACCATCACAACTCCAACCACTTTGCACACTATGACTCTCAAAACGGCAGCAATTCCCTGCACGCGCGACGTATCGCCAGCAAGCTGGAGCCTTTCCTTGGCGCGGGGAGGAAAGCGATGTTTGTGGAGGAGCCCTGTCCGTCACAGCAGAACAGCTATGACTGTGGCATGTATGTTATCTGCATCGCGGAGGCCTTGTGCGAGAAGGCCAGGGTGGAGGGCTCGCCACGCCTCCCCGTGCAGATCATCACCCCAGCCTACATCACTCAGAAGAGGGCTGAGTGGTGCAGACTGATCCAGAGTCTAGCTCAGAACGACCTCTGCTGCGCTCTGTCCTTCCCTTAG